A window of Raineyella sp. W15-4 contains these coding sequences:
- a CDS encoding amino acid ABC transporter permease, which yields MDPATWELIVRSIGPLLLGAVVGTIPLTVVSFAVGLVLALLVALARLSSVAVLRWLATAYVSIIRGTPLLVQLFIIFYALPMLGVVIDPFPSAVIAFSLNVGGYAAETIRGSILAVPRGQWEAATTIGMGYTLTLRRVVLPQALRVAVPPLSNTFISLVKDTSLASTVMVTELLRRAQEIAAPSYQFLALYSLAAVIYWVLCSGLSWGQQRLEQHLGRYVTV from the coding sequence ATGGATCCGGCCACGTGGGAGCTGATCGTCAGGTCGATCGGCCCGCTGCTGCTGGGGGCGGTGGTGGGGACCATCCCGCTCACCGTGGTGTCGTTCGCCGTCGGGCTGGTGCTGGCGCTGCTGGTCGCGCTGGCCCGGCTGTCGTCGGTCGCCGTGCTGCGCTGGCTGGCGACGGCGTACGTGTCGATCATCCGTGGCACGCCGCTGCTGGTGCAGTTGTTCATCATCTTCTACGCGCTGCCGATGCTGGGGGTGGTGATCGACCCGTTCCCCTCGGCGGTGATCGCCTTCTCGCTCAACGTCGGGGGCTATGCCGCCGAGACCATCCGCGGCTCGATCCTGGCCGTCCCGCGCGGACAGTGGGAGGCCGCCACCACGATCGGGATGGGCTACACGCTCACCCTGCGTCGGGTGGTGCTGCCGCAGGCGCTGCGGGTGGCGGTCCCGCCGCTGTCCAACACCTTCATCTCGCTGGTGAAGGACACCTCGCTGGCGTCGACGGTGATGGTCACCGAGTTGCTCCGCCGGGCCCAGGAGATCGCTGCCCCGTCGTACCAGTTCCTCGCGCTGTACTCGCTGGCGGCGGTCATCTACTGGGTGCTGTGCAGCGGGCTGTCGTGGGGCCAGCAGCGGCTGGAGCAGCACCTGGGCCGATACGTGACGGTCTAG
- a CDS encoding amino acid ABC transporter ATP-binding protein, whose translation MSLLEARELQKSFGDHRVLRTVDLQVDEGSVTVLIGPSGSGKTTLLRCLNGLEKPEQGTVRVDGVTLDWAQRPGRDQLRTLRAQFGFVFQAHHLFPHLTALENVVEGPIHVQHQPPEVARERGRALLDQVGLLDKADAFPSTLSGGQQQRVGIARALALQPKVILFDEPTSALDPETVGDVLQVMRDLARDGWTMVVVTHEIRFAEQVADHVAFLDGGVIVEEGAPAQVLREPREPRTRQFLRRVLDPLWSV comes from the coding sequence ATGAGTCTGCTGGAGGCACGGGAACTGCAGAAGTCCTTCGGCGACCACCGGGTGCTGCGAACGGTGGATCTGCAGGTCGACGAGGGGTCGGTGACCGTCCTGATCGGGCCGTCCGGCTCGGGCAAGACGACACTGCTGCGCTGCCTCAACGGCCTGGAGAAGCCGGAGCAGGGCACCGTACGGGTCGACGGGGTGACCCTGGACTGGGCGCAGCGCCCCGGCCGGGACCAGCTGCGGACGCTGCGCGCCCAGTTCGGGTTCGTGTTCCAGGCCCATCACCTGTTCCCGCACCTGACGGCGCTGGAGAACGTCGTGGAGGGCCCGATCCACGTCCAGCACCAACCGCCGGAGGTGGCCCGGGAACGGGGTCGCGCGCTGCTGGACCAGGTGGGGCTCTTGGACAAGGCGGACGCCTTCCCGTCCACCCTGTCCGGCGGTCAGCAGCAGCGGGTGGGGATCGCCCGGGCGTTGGCGCTGCAGCCGAAGGTGATCCTCTTCGACGAGCCGACCTCGGCGCTCGACCCGGAGACGGTCGGCGATGTGCTGCAGGTGATGCGTGACCTGGCCCGGGACGGCTGGACGATGGTGGTGGTCACCCACGAGATCCGGTTCGCCGAACAGGTCGCCGACCATGTCGCCTTCCTCGACGGCGGGGTGATCGTCGAGGAGGGCGCGCCGGCCCAGGTGCTGCGGGAGCCCCGGGAACCGCGCACCCGCCAGTTCCTCCGCCGGGTCCTCGACCCACTGTGGAGCGTCTGA
- a CDS encoding amidase domain-containing protein, whose protein sequence is MNRITLKTGAGIVTAAMIAVSFGALSAQPAAASPSPAATTAAATATVAKTTQRMSGPSLDSGQAGTYQEGTQIGLVCYARGQRVQGHFSNYIPAGGWDDLWYRAADGRWVADVDIDTGTNNPVAPACPTRMFQPDLAVAYAFAHVYDDGDLESDCTYFTSQAWWYAGLPQSDQWRDGATRDLGWGLPPLPVNTVYGTTPAAASADWFKNYVVDQGYATIKEIDWSDSTAAGAQPGDVIAYDWDNGADGKVDHLALVVGLSTVNGQPIIMQHSPSRTRYWSLDGNGTPLTQTAKYKGARAYLLHEIG, encoded by the coding sequence ATGAACAGGATCACCTTGAAGACAGGCGCGGGCATCGTTACCGCAGCCATGATCGCCGTGAGTTTCGGCGCACTGAGCGCCCAGCCAGCAGCGGCAAGTCCATCGCCGGCCGCGACCACCGCGGCAGCAACTGCCACGGTGGCGAAGACGACACAACGGATGAGCGGCCCGTCGCTGGATTCCGGCCAGGCCGGCACCTACCAGGAGGGGACGCAGATCGGCCTGGTCTGCTACGCGCGCGGCCAGCGCGTTCAGGGGCACTTCAGCAACTACATCCCCGCCGGCGGCTGGGACGACCTGTGGTATCGCGCCGCCGACGGACGGTGGGTGGCTGACGTGGACATCGACACGGGCACGAACAACCCAGTCGCCCCGGCCTGCCCCACCCGCATGTTCCAGCCAGACCTCGCCGTCGCCTATGCCTTCGCCCACGTCTACGACGACGGCGACCTCGAGAGTGACTGCACCTACTTCACTTCTCAAGCCTGGTGGTACGCCGGACTTCCCCAGAGCGACCAGTGGCGAGACGGCGCCACCCGTGACCTCGGCTGGGGGCTGCCACCCCTGCCGGTGAACACCGTCTATGGCACGACTCCCGCGGCGGCCAGTGCGGACTGGTTCAAGAACTACGTGGTCGACCAGGGCTACGCCACGATCAAGGAGATCGACTGGTCCGATTCCACGGCGGCCGGCGCTCAACCGGGCGACGTCATCGCCTATGACTGGGACAACGGCGCAGACGGTAAGGTTGACCACCTTGCTCTCGTCGTCGGACTGTCGACAGTGAACGGGCAGCCGATCATCATGCAGCACAGCCCGAGCCGGACCAGGTACTGGAGCCTCGACGGGAACGGGACCCCGCTCACGCAGACGGCCAAGTACAAGGGTGCTCGCGCCTACCTGCTCCACGAGATCGGCTGA
- a CDS encoding PIG-L family deacetylase, giving the protein MSLPVNRETENLAEWGDVLVISPHLDDALLSAYEIIHRTGAEVWTVFAGEPDPPMTTDWDRTCGFPDSHTLMVRRRAEDIAACDVAGARYRHLNGLDGAYTDPPRRQRDLEQMSHDLLDWLGSRPGRRVTVVLPACAGTTVPPSLFDLVKRVRSPRASASREASTHHTPPTDAADKQVAASKETAAAPSSQPVTSPSPSLRDSLRHLAQEALHREYQWRRHWALRKGWAVNNDHLAVRNAGLAVLANQPGIQIVLAEDLPYLWGAPADAEIARVARQHRWMVSPREFTVDRHGKHRAIAHYTSQLSVLEPSGRLSAADSLPTIERSWVLRSNTR; this is encoded by the coding sequence ATGAGTCTGCCAGTGAACCGAGAGACGGAAAACTTGGCTGAGTGGGGCGATGTCCTCGTCATTTCCCCCCATCTCGACGACGCCTTGTTGAGTGCCTACGAGATCATCCACCGAACCGGCGCAGAGGTCTGGACGGTCTTCGCCGGAGAGCCGGACCCACCCATGACAACTGACTGGGATCGCACCTGTGGGTTCCCCGATTCCCACACCCTGATGGTCCGCAGGAGGGCAGAGGACATCGCGGCCTGCGATGTGGCGGGAGCGCGGTATCGGCACCTGAACGGCCTCGACGGCGCCTACACCGACCCGCCCCGGAGGCAACGCGACTTGGAGCAGATGAGTCACGACCTGCTCGACTGGCTGGGGTCCAGACCGGGCCGCCGGGTCACTGTGGTACTGCCTGCTTGTGCGGGCACGACTGTGCCGCCATCGCTCTTCGACCTCGTGAAGCGCGTTCGATCACCCCGCGCCTCGGCGTCACGGGAGGCCAGCACGCACCACACGCCGCCCACGGACGCAGCTGACAAGCAGGTGGCCGCGAGCAAGGAGACCGCAGCTGCACCGAGCTCCCAGCCTGTCACATCACCGAGCCCGTCGCTGAGGGACAGCCTTCGCCATCTTGCGCAAGAGGCTCTGCATCGTGAGTATCAGTGGCGCCGACACTGGGCTCTCCGCAAAGGCTGGGCCGTGAACAACGACCATCTCGCAGTTCGAAACGCCGGCTTAGCCGTTCTTGCAAATCAGCCCGGGATCCAGATCGTGCTTGCAGAGGACCTGCCCTACCTCTGGGGCGCCCCTGCAGATGCCGAGATAGCTCGCGTAGCGCGTCAACACCGATGGATGGTCAGCCCACGCGAGTTTACTGTCGATCGTCACGGCAAGCACAGAGCGATAGCGCACTACACGTCTCAGTTGTCCGTCCTTGAGCCCAGCGGGCGCCTCTCCGCGGCGGATTCGTTGCCCACCATCGAGAGATCGTGGGTCCTCCGGTCAAACACCCGCTGA
- a CDS encoding glycosyltransferase family A protein — protein MVDHFGYKRDKYSSECLIGGKGMPVPLVTVIIPCFNAASTLGTQLEALASQIDAPEFEVLVVDNRSTDNLVQAVAAWQGRVPGLRVVAASRWQGVSYARNTGIAVAASEKLLFCDADDCVSRWWVRDGVRMLKIFPVFSGMAVELSEDRFIGSPDDIRTLVGDADIPDPEILWQHDNNFPILMGGTFGIRRDVILGVSGFDQSLPSAGEDNDLALRLRAAGYEVPDVRCASIAYRTRTDVSRAARVARRAGRAHVLVCVRHGLGGKSPLVGRSRWATNLLRTIGAALKMILFRSTRDWDGIRIRWAVHIGVLLGCVYYYFLRRIPEPQLGVGLDVRIPGPSW, from the coding sequence GTGGTCGATCATTTCGGTTACAAGAGAGACAAATATTCGTCAGAGTGCCTGATTGGGGGAAAGGGCATGCCAGTTCCGTTGGTGACAGTTATTATTCCTTGCTTCAATGCTGCGTCGACTCTGGGGACGCAACTTGAGGCGCTCGCTTCACAAATCGATGCGCCAGAGTTCGAAGTGCTGGTGGTGGACAATCGGTCCACAGATAATCTCGTGCAGGCGGTCGCTGCATGGCAGGGCAGAGTGCCGGGTCTTCGTGTTGTTGCGGCATCACGTTGGCAAGGGGTGTCTTATGCACGCAACACAGGAATTGCGGTTGCGGCATCGGAAAAGTTGCTTTTCTGTGATGCGGATGACTGTGTGTCGCGGTGGTGGGTGCGCGATGGTGTGCGAATGCTGAAAATATTTCCGGTCTTTTCTGGCATGGCAGTGGAGTTGAGTGAGGACCGCTTCATCGGATCCCCCGATGATATTCGGACCCTCGTGGGCGACGCCGACATCCCTGATCCCGAGATCCTGTGGCAGCATGACAACAACTTCCCGATCCTGATGGGTGGCACCTTCGGGATCAGGCGTGATGTCATCCTGGGAGTCTCGGGCTTCGACCAGTCTCTCCCGTCCGCGGGTGAGGACAATGACTTGGCGCTGCGGCTCCGGGCAGCTGGCTACGAGGTGCCAGATGTTCGCTGCGCCTCGATTGCTTACCGTACTCGTACCGACGTGAGTAGAGCTGCAAGAGTCGCCCGGCGCGCAGGGAGAGCGCACGTCCTGGTCTGTGTCAGGCATGGCCTGGGTGGGAAATCTCCCCTTGTGGGGCGCAGCCGGTGGGCGACAAACCTGCTGCGGACAATAGGTGCCGCACTCAAAATGATACTGTTTCGGTCTACTAGGGACTGGGACGGAATCAGGATACGTTGGGCCGTGCACATCGGGGTGCTACTCGGCTGTGTTTACTACTATTTTCTCAGACGGATCCCCGAACCCCAACTCGGTGTGGGCCTGGATGTCAGGATTCCTGGGCCTTCCTGGTGA
- a CDS encoding capsular polysaccharide synthesis protein, which translates to MKKIKHVTWLAGRRLSPIVTQTVDAVIRRAHRWNPYEYSAERYPHTFLASTTSMLVPGDVSRRVFCAWTGNNPMPAPRVRALESIRETLRAQEVVLITPENLGDWIVESDPLPEAYWNLSAVHRSDYLRVYIAHHYGGGWTDIKPLQHPWVDAFDMLERDPEAWLAGYSEVSHAAMADCGPILNRDLKLHFPALVGSCAYICRPHSPFTDEWLREVKARLAYFSAALRESPGEIRGQFIRYPVPYLGVFSAVYHPLQLKYLPHMRKCENLQPDFDADFRGVEEAAQR; encoded by the coding sequence GTGAAGAAGATCAAGCATGTCACTTGGCTGGCGGGGCGTCGACTCAGCCCGATCGTCACCCAGACCGTTGATGCGGTGATTCGTCGGGCTCACCGGTGGAACCCGTACGAGTACTCCGCAGAGCGATACCCACATACGTTTCTGGCGTCAACGACGAGCATGCTCGTGCCCGGCGATGTGTCGCGCCGCGTGTTCTGCGCATGGACGGGGAATAATCCGATGCCCGCGCCCCGGGTGCGGGCTCTTGAATCGATCCGGGAGACGCTGCGGGCCCAGGAGGTGGTTCTGATCACCCCGGAGAACCTCGGCGATTGGATCGTCGAGTCCGATCCGCTGCCAGAGGCGTATTGGAATTTGTCGGCAGTCCACCGCTCGGACTACCTACGGGTATACATTGCCCATCACTACGGCGGCGGGTGGACCGACATCAAGCCGCTGCAGCACCCATGGGTGGACGCATTCGACATGCTCGAACGCGATCCGGAGGCGTGGCTGGCGGGCTACTCTGAGGTTTCGCACGCGGCTATGGCGGATTGTGGCCCGATCCTGAACCGAGATCTGAAACTACACTTTCCGGCCTTGGTCGGTTCCTGCGCGTACATCTGTCGACCGCATTCCCCGTTCACCGACGAATGGTTGCGCGAGGTCAAGGCGCGTCTTGCGTATTTCTCGGCCGCATTGAGGGAGAGTCCCGGCGAGATAAGGGGGCAATTCATCCGTTACCCTGTGCCGTACTTGGGAGTATTTTCGGCAGTCTATCATCCGCTTCAATTGAAGTACCTGCCACATATGCGAAAATGTGAGAATCTGCAGCCAGATTTTGATGCTGATTTCCGTGGTGTGGAGGAGGCTGCTCAGCGCTGA
- a CDS encoding alpha-1,2-fucosyltransferase, whose product MGLGNFLYHWMWAASGRDGGLQRAVLRRSESDPWVSVFPAVADLLIDRRDVRLTDQRATAPMSNFGEDFTEDELATFVRERLLTAPLFADVAERVLASDQTDELVVHVRRGSYYQYPDLAQRYGMDTPSYVRLAVDQAAAERTIPSIRVLSNDLTWCRESLGWLASFSPVVHFGGAGTSAAEDFRDLAVARRLVLSNSTYSYWAGYVSNVLHEGNNNSEVWAPLFHMRGGRDWRSRHLDPTWRVVAELPNGWEDPDLSRDASVHSIL is encoded by the coding sequence TTGGGTCTTGGCAACTTCTTGTACCACTGGATGTGGGCTGCCAGTGGGCGTGACGGCGGCTTGCAGCGTGCCGTACTGCGCCGCTCCGAGTCCGATCCGTGGGTTTCCGTCTTCCCTGCGGTTGCTGACCTGCTGATTGATCGGCGTGACGTGCGACTGACCGATCAACGAGCCACTGCACCTATGAGCAATTTCGGGGAGGATTTCACCGAGGACGAGTTGGCGACTTTCGTCCGCGAGCGCCTGTTGACGGCTCCGTTGTTCGCAGATGTGGCTGAGCGTGTGCTGGCTTCCGATCAGACCGATGAACTTGTTGTACATGTCCGGCGGGGCAGCTATTATCAGTATCCTGATTTGGCTCAGCGCTATGGGATGGATACCCCGAGTTATGTGCGTCTCGCGGTCGATCAAGCCGCCGCAGAGCGCACTATCCCATCGATTCGGGTGCTGTCCAACGATTTGACATGGTGCCGTGAAAGTTTGGGGTGGCTTGCTTCCTTCAGTCCGGTCGTTCACTTCGGTGGGGCTGGCACGTCGGCAGCCGAAGATTTTCGTGATCTTGCGGTGGCGCGTCGTCTGGTCCTGAGTAACTCCACGTACTCGTACTGGGCCGGTTATGTTTCAAACGTCCTGCATGAGGGCAATAATAATTCCGAGGTGTGGGCGCCCCTGTTCCATATGCGCGGCGGCAGAGATTGGCGCTCGCGGCATCTCGATCCGACCTGGCGTGTGGTGGCTGAGCTCCCGAACGGCTGGGAAGACCCTGATCTATCTCGAGATGCTTCCGTGCATTCGATTCTATAG
- a CDS encoding glycosyltransferase family 2 protein, whose translation MSSSVAIVTPCHNDGRYLLDALASVRRQDYPDVTHIVVDDGSTELVTLEVLEAATRLGVTVLRQEQSGVVAARNHGINHASADYILSLDADDRIEPSYVRRAAMLLDADPGLGLVYCLADQFDDSGKYWAWDLPPFSLEQEIVTNVIHACVMFRRVDWQTAGGYPPLRLDDYGMWLAIIGLGRTVTRIDDVLYHYRQTPGSITHRMTEEDSVHALAEVYRAHPQLFLANLEAVIRDHRRTMQRLRYLQHRYGRVEDLIHGAAARMKRVRRSAASLFGSTFTEGH comes from the coding sequence GTGAGCAGTAGTGTCGCCATTGTGACCCCCTGCCACAACGATGGGCGCTACCTTCTCGACGCTCTGGCCTCGGTGAGAAGACAGGACTACCCCGACGTTACGCACATCGTAGTAGACGATGGTTCAACCGAACTTGTCACGTTGGAGGTCCTTGAGGCGGCAACACGCTTGGGCGTAACCGTCCTCAGACAGGAGCAGTCAGGTGTAGTGGCTGCCCGCAACCACGGGATCAATCACGCTTCGGCCGACTACATCTTGTCGTTGGACGCGGATGACCGCATTGAGCCGAGCTACGTCCGCCGCGCTGCCATGCTGTTGGATGCCGACCCCGGGCTCGGGCTGGTCTATTGCCTCGCCGATCAGTTCGATGACTCCGGCAAGTACTGGGCATGGGACCTGCCACCCTTTTCTTTGGAGCAGGAGATCGTCACCAATGTCATCCATGCCTGTGTGATGTTCCGCCGCGTCGACTGGCAGACCGCCGGAGGCTACCCGCCACTCAGGCTCGACGACTACGGGATGTGGCTGGCGATCATCGGACTTGGACGCACTGTCACCCGTATAGACGATGTCCTGTACCACTACCGGCAGACGCCTGGGTCCATCACTCACCGCATGACGGAGGAGGACTCCGTCCACGCCTTGGCGGAGGTATACCGCGCCCACCCCCAATTGTTCTTGGCGAACCTCGAAGCTGTGATCCGAGACCACCGCCGGACTATGCAACGACTGCGGTATCTCCAGCATCGGTACGGGCGCGTGGAGGACCTCATTCACGGCGCCGCAGCACGCATGAAACGGGTCCGGCGGTCAGCCGCGTCCCTGTTCGGATCCACCTTCACGGAGGGACATTGA
- the gmd gene encoding GDP-mannose 4,6-dehydratase — MKTALILGITGQDGSYLAELLLGKGYDVHGVIRRASTFNTVRIDHLYRDPHEQDVRLHLHYGDMTDGSRLLTLVESIQPDEIYNLAAQSHVRVSFDEPTYTGDVTGLGAARVLEAVHMSGLNTRYYQASTSELFGSAAPRQNEETPFQPQSPYAAAKLYSYWMTRLYREGYGLFAVNGILFNHESPRRGETFVTRKITRAVARIKAGLEDYVYMGNLQAKRDWGYAPEYVEGMWRMLQAEEPADYCLATGQAYTVQDFLVAAFEHAGLDWEKHVRFDERYLRPAEVDFLWGDPSKAEAKLNWHSEVTPMQLAAMMVEYDTKALEHHGAHYVDQVPLAWWPYRVEANDD; from the coding sequence TTGAAGACAGCACTCATCCTGGGCATCACCGGTCAGGACGGCTCCTACCTTGCTGAGCTTCTCCTCGGCAAGGGATATGACGTCCACGGCGTCATCCGGCGTGCATCGACCTTCAACACGGTGCGGATCGATCATCTGTACCGGGATCCTCATGAGCAGGATGTCCGGCTACACCTGCACTACGGCGACATGACCGACGGGTCCCGCCTGCTCACCCTCGTAGAAAGTATCCAACCTGACGAGATCTACAACCTCGCTGCGCAGTCCCACGTACGAGTGAGCTTCGACGAGCCCACCTACACCGGCGACGTGACGGGCCTGGGCGCGGCACGTGTCCTGGAAGCGGTACACATGAGCGGGTTGAATACCCGTTACTACCAGGCATCGACGTCCGAGCTTTTCGGATCCGCGGCGCCGCGGCAGAACGAGGAGACGCCTTTTCAACCTCAGTCTCCGTACGCAGCCGCGAAGTTGTACTCGTATTGGATGACCCGGCTCTACCGTGAAGGTTACGGACTGTTCGCAGTAAATGGTATCCTGTTCAACCACGAATCTCCTCGTCGTGGTGAGACCTTCGTCACACGCAAGATCACCCGGGCGGTCGCTCGTATCAAAGCTGGCCTCGAAGATTACGTGTACATGGGAAATCTCCAGGCCAAACGCGACTGGGGCTATGCCCCCGAGTACGTCGAGGGCATGTGGCGGATGCTTCAGGCCGAGGAACCCGCGGACTACTGCCTCGCCACAGGCCAAGCGTATACTGTCCAAGATTTTCTCGTCGCAGCGTTCGAGCACGCCGGCTTGGATTGGGAGAAACATGTCCGCTTCGATGAGCGCTATTTACGACCCGCCGAAGTGGACTTCCTGTGGGGTGATCCATCCAAGGCGGAAGCCAAGCTGAATTGGCACTCCGAGGTGACGCCGATGCAGTTGGCCGCAATGATGGTGGAATATGACACCAAGGCGCTCGAGCACCACGGCGCTCATTATGTCGATCAAGTGCCATTGGCGTGGTGGCCGTACCGCGTGGAGGCAAATGATGACTGA
- a CDS encoding GDP-L-fucose synthase, which translates to MMTDLSTGADRGRGPLARTRVLVTGGGGFLGRSICTALVRRGASVVTIRSRDVDLVEQQQARDMMADVAPQIVVHAAARVGGIGANIRNPGAFLYENAMMGLNVLEAARQAGVARFVLVSTTCAYPDDAPMPLNEKDIWGGKPTPQTGPYGVAKRMLHEACATYSQQYGIETAVLIPTNLYGPGDNFNPASSHVMPAMIHRYAEAARRDDPSVTNWGTGEATREFLYVTDAGEAIARACEVDITPDPINIGTGVETSIRDLAALVKAAVGYTGHVVWDATKPSGVNRRVLDITRSHEILGFHPTVDLATGVRRTVEWYLAQDPDVLARQARADQATRT; encoded by the coding sequence ATGATGACTGACCTGTCCACGGGAGCCGATCGAGGCCGCGGTCCACTCGCGCGGACCCGTGTCCTTGTCACCGGCGGCGGAGGTTTTCTCGGCCGCAGCATCTGCACGGCCTTGGTCCGCCGAGGCGCAAGCGTTGTCACGATCCGCTCACGGGATGTCGACCTCGTCGAGCAACAGCAGGCTCGTGACATGATGGCTGATGTCGCTCCACAGATTGTCGTGCACGCCGCCGCCCGCGTGGGCGGGATCGGCGCCAACATTCGAAATCCTGGCGCCTTCCTCTATGAGAATGCCATGATGGGGCTCAACGTGCTCGAAGCGGCTCGTCAAGCCGGTGTGGCGAGGTTTGTATTGGTCTCGACCACCTGCGCGTACCCTGATGACGCTCCGATGCCGCTCAACGAGAAGGACATCTGGGGGGGCAAGCCAACCCCGCAGACCGGACCCTACGGCGTCGCCAAACGCATGCTTCACGAGGCCTGCGCCACCTATAGTCAGCAATACGGCATTGAGACGGCCGTACTCATTCCGACGAACCTGTACGGTCCCGGAGACAACTTCAACCCGGCCTCCAGTCATGTCATGCCGGCAATGATCCATCGTTATGCGGAGGCGGCGCGTAGAGACGATCCGTCCGTCACCAACTGGGGCACTGGAGAAGCGACCCGGGAGTTCTTGTACGTGACCGACGCCGGCGAGGCAATTGCCCGCGCCTGCGAGGTCGACATCACTCCTGACCCCATCAATATCGGGACCGGCGTGGAGACCTCCATACGAGACCTTGCAGCATTGGTCAAAGCCGCCGTTGGCTACACCGGACACGTCGTCTGGGACGCCACCAAGCCCAGCGGCGTGAACCGCCGGGTGCTGGATATCACCCGCTCCCACGAGATCCTCGGCTTCCACCCCACGGTTGACTTGGCCACCGGTGTCCGGCGCACCGTCGAATGGTACTTGGCTCAGGATCCCGATGTTCTGGCACGGCAAGCACGCGCCGACCAAGCGACCAGGACATGA